The Achromobacter pestifer genome includes a region encoding these proteins:
- a CDS encoding alpha/beta hydrolase yields MQSVKIKHTYWDIAADLHFPPDFDKTRKYPAIISAHPIGSCKEQTSGNVYGEALAKAGFVVIVFDASFQGVSGGEPRFTEDPTLRVEDFRVVCDYLVTLPYVDEERIGVLGICGGGGYSINAAMTERRIKAVGTVTGANYGRLMREGFSGFDPIGALEAMAKQRTAEARGAALRVDDLLPPSPEAAKEAGIKEIDVLGATEYYRSDRGRAPNGLNRALFSHQSAAIGWDAFHLCETLLTQPLMVVVGDQVGAFGAYRDGCEIIGRAASKKKELVVVEGWSHYDLYDKPEPVGQALAKLIPFYQENL; encoded by the coding sequence ATGCAAAGCGTCAAGATCAAGCACACCTACTGGGACATTGCGGCGGACCTGCACTTCCCGCCGGATTTCGACAAAACCAGGAAGTACCCGGCGATCATCAGTGCGCACCCCATAGGAAGCTGCAAGGAGCAGACCTCGGGCAATGTCTACGGCGAGGCCCTGGCCAAGGCAGGTTTCGTCGTTATCGTCTTCGATGCCAGCTTCCAGGGCGTCAGTGGCGGCGAACCGCGTTTCACCGAAGACCCCACGCTGCGCGTCGAGGACTTCCGGGTGGTGTGCGACTACCTGGTAACGCTGCCCTATGTGGACGAAGAACGCATCGGCGTGCTGGGCATTTGCGGAGGCGGCGGGTACTCCATCAACGCCGCCATGACCGAGCGCCGGATCAAGGCCGTGGGCACCGTCACGGGCGCCAACTATGGCCGTCTGATGCGCGAAGGCTTCAGCGGCTTTGATCCGATCGGCGCGTTGGAGGCCATGGCCAAACAGCGCACGGCAGAGGCCCGGGGGGCCGCGCTGCGCGTGGACGACCTGCTGCCGCCTTCGCCCGAAGCTGCCAAGGAAGCGGGCATCAAGGAAATTGACGTGCTGGGCGCCACCGAGTACTACCGCAGTGACCGTGGCCGCGCGCCCAATGGCCTGAACCGTGCGCTGTTCTCGCACCAGTCCGCGGCCATAGGCTGGGATGCTTTTCACCTTTGCGAGACCTTGTTGACGCAGCCCCTGATGGTGGTGGTCGGCGATCAGGTCGGGGCTTTTGGCGCTTACCGCGACGGCTGCGAGATCATCGGCCGCGCCGCCTCGAAGAAGAAGGAATTGGTAGTGGTCGAAGGCTGGTCGCATTACGACCTGTACGACAAGCCCGAGCCGGTCGGCCAGGCGTTGGCCAAGCTGATCCCCTTCTATCAGGAAAACCTGTAA
- a CDS encoding LysR family transcriptional regulator translates to MDPSLLPSLAWFAHVAHHRSFTKAAAEMGVSRANLSQNVKALERRLNVKLLYRTTRDMSLTEEGQRLYDVWYPALIAVERAVRTMHDMRDEPSGLVRVNTSRVAAKTLLEPHLQEFCTRYPRLQLELVMDDALANIVAEGCDAGIRIGESLAEHMVAVPITPALEMAVVATPAYFEQHGSPATPADLSRHNCLRFRQTRGAIHPWEFTSPEAGGHTFTVEPQGRIITNDDDGMIRAALQGAGLMQHIDIAVRQHLESGALVRVLHNWCKPFAGFYIYAPTRAQMPAKVRALIDFLVEKREGMTGLRKSLLR, encoded by the coding sequence ATGGACCCGTCACTGCTTCCGTCCCTGGCCTGGTTCGCCCATGTGGCGCACCATCGCAGCTTCACCAAAGCCGCAGCTGAAATGGGGGTCTCCCGGGCCAATCTGTCGCAGAATGTGAAGGCACTGGAGCGCCGCTTGAACGTCAAGCTGCTGTACCGCACGACGCGGGACATGTCGCTCACCGAAGAAGGCCAGCGTCTCTATGACGTGTGGTATCCGGCATTGATCGCCGTGGAGCGCGCGGTACGCACCATGCACGACATGCGTGACGAGCCCTCAGGATTGGTGCGGGTGAACACCTCGCGCGTAGCGGCCAAAACGCTGCTGGAACCCCATTTGCAGGAGTTTTGTACGCGCTACCCCAGGCTCCAACTGGAACTGGTCATGGACGATGCGCTGGCCAACATCGTGGCCGAAGGCTGTGATGCGGGCATACGCATAGGCGAGAGCCTGGCCGAACACATGGTGGCGGTGCCGATCACGCCTGCGCTGGAAATGGCGGTAGTGGCCACGCCCGCATACTTCGAGCAACATGGTTCGCCCGCCACGCCGGCAGACCTGTCCCGGCACAACTGCCTGCGTTTCAGGCAGACCCGAGGTGCGATCCATCCATGGGAATTCACCTCGCCCGAGGCAGGCGGGCACACCTTCACCGTGGAGCCTCAGGGTCGCATCATCACCAACGACGACGATGGAATGATCCGTGCCGCATTGCAAGGCGCTGGGCTCATGCAGCATATCGACATTGCTGTCCGGCAACACCTGGAGTCCGGCGCGCTGGTGCGTGTGCTGCACAACTGGTGCAAGCCTTTCGCGGGGTTCTATATTTATGCGCCGACTCGGGCGCAGATGCCTGCCAAGGTACGCGCGTTGATTGATTTCTTGGTTGAGAAGCGCGAGGGCATGACAGGTCTGCGAAAGTCCCTTCTTAGGTAG
- a CDS encoding ABC transporter substrate-binding protein, whose product MQNVLPKLLLLGILLMGSPGSATAQPSEKTNADAKRVATALLAIASPQKETKQAFAQRVGPSFKRLVATETMTRVVLGPAWRTMSPSRQAEAVELYGRFLMRTLHGAFEGPLPSQFALESGEMFRSKPSSIAVIQITCLALKMADCIYYSAKSKAREFTMEFQRLYIDGRWRVVEIYTSGLSVQQTYHSSFSSIIKSSSVEKFLEKLRARVDS is encoded by the coding sequence ATGCAAAACGTGCTTCCGAAACTTCTGCTGCTGGGCATTCTTTTGATGGGATCCCCTGGAAGTGCAACCGCGCAGCCTTCTGAAAAAACAAATGCCGATGCCAAGAGGGTTGCAACTGCGCTTCTAGCTATAGCGAGCCCGCAGAAAGAGACCAAGCAAGCGTTCGCTCAGCGTGTTGGTCCTAGCTTCAAGCGCCTGGTAGCAACCGAGACCATGACGCGAGTTGTGCTTGGACCGGCGTGGAGAACAATGTCACCGTCAAGGCAGGCAGAAGCCGTTGAACTTTATGGCCGGTTCCTGATGAGGACCCTCCACGGCGCCTTCGAAGGCCCGTTGCCCTCGCAGTTTGCGTTGGAGTCTGGGGAGATGTTCCGAAGTAAGCCCAGCTCGATTGCTGTGATCCAGATCACCTGCCTGGCGCTGAAGATGGCGGACTGTATTTATTATTCGGCGAAATCGAAGGCCCGCGAGTTCACCATGGAGTTTCAACGTCTTTACATTGATGGTAGATGGCGGGTGGTCGAAATTTATACGAGCGGGCTGTCCGTTCAGCAGACCTATCATTCAAGTTTCAGCTCCATTATCAAGTCCAGTTCGGTCGAAAAATTTCTGGAAAAGCTTCGCGCGCGGGTCGATAGCTGA
- a CDS encoding M15 family metallopeptidase gives MLERSYLSNSFTVSDPDARLRQANNLMAFETANGKIRIIPKGIVVRVDAIQRLQTGAKKVALFAHAVREDGVPLGWTSTRNFDGEFINETLDLLKPGAGSGKFGSNAAWSRGAYIGQIDLVEIVDSTMEIERLSTDTVSPYLEMVGKAKSSRVALAINSGFRSYPEQKMLWDGYDKRLPGFNLAAKPGNSNHQNGIAIDIAVAGADGNEVYEWLKQNATKFGFVRTVSREPWHWEYDPIRAEQAVQNGTYKIPAVND, from the coding sequence ATGCTTGAACGTAGCTATCTCAGCAACAGTTTCACCGTCTCGGATCCCGACGCGCGGTTGAGGCAAGCAAACAATCTCATGGCTTTCGAAACGGCCAATGGAAAAATCCGAATAATACCGAAAGGAATTGTCGTACGTGTTGATGCGATTCAGCGCTTGCAGACTGGAGCAAAGAAGGTCGCACTGTTTGCGCATGCCGTCCGAGAAGATGGCGTGCCACTTGGCTGGACCTCGACAAGGAACTTCGACGGCGAGTTTATCAATGAGACACTCGATCTGCTCAAGCCCGGGGCTGGAAGTGGAAAGTTCGGTTCTAATGCCGCGTGGTCGCGTGGTGCTTATATAGGCCAGATTGACCTAGTCGAAATAGTCGACTCGACAATGGAGATTGAGCGCCTTTCTACGGATACCGTTTCACCATATCTGGAAATGGTCGGTAAGGCGAAGTCGTCGAGAGTGGCCCTCGCCATCAATAGTGGATTCCGATCCTATCCGGAGCAGAAGATGCTGTGGGATGGGTATGACAAGCGGCTTCCCGGCTTCAATTTGGCCGCGAAGCCGGGCAACTCGAACCACCAGAACGGGATCGCCATCGATATCGCTGTCGCCGGCGCGGACGGCAACGAGGTTTATGAGTGGCTAAAACAGAACGCGACCAAGTTTGGATTCGTTCGCACCGTCAGCCGTGAGCCATGGCATTGGGAATACGATCCCATACGCGCTGAGCAGGCGGTTCAAAATGGGACCTACAAGATTCCAGCTGTGAATGACTGA
- a CDS encoding tyrosine-type recombinase/integrase, translating to MESANATVDRRVPWNKGKLTGQKPPLKLREIWAIRVRLQMASNIRELAMFNLAIDSKLRACDLTRLQVQDIRHGSHVAVRATVLQQKIQRPVQFEITEQTRESVEAWIDARGLKSADFLFPSRLHTSPHLSTRQYARIVHRWVASIGLDDTAYGTHTMRRTKASLIYRRTKNLRAVQLLLGHTKLESTVRYLGIEVDDALEMAEQTEV from the coding sequence ATGGAATCCGCGAACGCCACCGTTGACCGTCGTGTGCCATGGAACAAGGGAAAGCTCACCGGGCAGAAGCCGCCCCTAAAGCTCCGAGAAATTTGGGCAATCCGAGTAAGACTTCAGATGGCTTCGAACATCCGGGAACTCGCGATGTTCAATCTCGCAATCGATAGCAAGCTTCGAGCGTGCGATCTCACGCGCTTGCAGGTGCAGGACATCCGCCATGGGAGCCACGTGGCCGTGAGAGCCACCGTCCTGCAACAAAAGATCCAGCGTCCGGTCCAATTCGAGATCACGGAGCAAACCCGTGAGAGCGTTGAAGCATGGATCGATGCACGAGGGCTAAAGTCGGCAGATTTTCTTTTTCCGAGCCGCTTGCATACGTCGCCGCATCTGTCGACGCGGCAGTACGCCCGGATTGTGCATCGCTGGGTCGCATCGATTGGCCTCGACGATACCGCATATGGCACCCACACGATGCGCCGTACAAAAGCCTCGTTGATCTACCGCCGGACGAAGAATCTTCGGGCGGTACAGCTGCTGCTCGGGCATACGAAGCTGGAAAGCACAGTTCGCTATCTGGGCATCGAGGTCGACGATGCTCTTGAGATGGCTGAACAAACCGAGGTTTGA
- a CDS encoding MAE_28990/MAE_18760 family HEPN-like nuclease, which translates to MYNAFLEQTQKRIDALRKYISVSDVIRSTIHEKTFLCKADAKCFDQSLLSTEKAPDRVEWRLIEHCTTVTRIYAIYEQFSHEMLREHIGLLQKNLPFSAFPEEVRQAYRRGISAILEKKDGPRYAHLDLRSLVEQYGKALTGQPYILEPLALLVQEQNLRIQELTRLFSGCGIENIASWIDQHPSVVDFFAAGGRLGASADHEMRELIKYRNDAAHGSIDIDELPGIDYLFEFCDFISAICEAVSERVQLVGLQKLIDAGIASKRGKIDECLKNREVIIGKLTGKFRVGDIIYLHGSDYCVAREIRSIQIDGADQREVTLTSPTELGLAINGPGRKRATVTALDSSVPRSEQNGN; encoded by the coding sequence ATGTACAACGCGTTTTTAGAGCAAACGCAGAAGCGCATCGACGCACTGAGAAAATACATCTCGGTGTCAGACGTCATCCGGAGCACTATCCATGAGAAAACGTTTCTTTGCAAAGCCGATGCAAAATGCTTTGACCAATCTCTTCTCTCCACAGAGAAGGCGCCCGACAGGGTGGAGTGGCGATTAATAGAGCACTGCACTACGGTTACACGTATCTATGCTATTTATGAGCAGTTCTCTCATGAGATGCTTCGCGAGCACATCGGTCTGCTGCAGAAGAATTTACCTTTTTCTGCCTTTCCTGAAGAGGTAAGGCAGGCGTATAGGCGTGGGATTTCCGCTATCCTTGAAAAGAAGGACGGGCCACGTTATGCGCACCTTGATCTGCGATCTTTGGTTGAGCAGTATGGAAAGGCACTCACAGGTCAACCATATATTCTCGAGCCACTTGCGCTGTTGGTTCAGGAGCAGAACCTCAGAATCCAGGAGTTGACTCGCTTGTTCTCGGGTTGCGGTATCGAGAACATCGCGTCGTGGATCGATCAGCACCCAAGCGTTGTTGATTTTTTTGCGGCCGGTGGTCGACTGGGCGCTTCAGCCGATCATGAAATGCGAGAACTAATAAAATATCGAAATGACGCTGCACATGGAAGTATAGATATCGACGAGCTTCCAGGTATCGATTATCTATTTGAGTTTTGCGACTTCATTAGTGCCATCTGCGAAGCGGTTTCGGAGCGGGTCCAGCTCGTTGGGTTGCAGAAACTGATCGATGCCGGCATCGCTTCGAAACGAGGAAAAATCGATGAATGCCTAAAAAATAGGGAAGTTATTATCGGGAAACTAACCGGAAAATTTCGCGTGGGAGATATCATATATCTCCACGGATCCGATTACTGTGTCGCGCGTGAAATCAGGAGTATTCAAATCGATGGTGCCGATCAAAGAGAGGTAACACTGACCTCCCCGACAGAGCTAGGGTTAGCGATAAATGGACCGGGGCGCAAGCGAGCCACTGTTACCGCACTCGACTCTTCCGTGCCAAGAAGCGAACAGAACGGCAATTAA
- a CDS encoding DUF262 domain-containing protein — protein MNLSPTESNMWSGNHEDKPERLDDRAINERYVRGEGRIVIETNREKLPGFVNQLQDPGYMDLRPFYQRRPRWDARQQSLLIESFIMNIPVPPVFLYERDFNSYEVMDGQQRITAIRDFYSNSFKLKGLQMWPELNGRSYKTLPEKIKAGIDRRSITSIVLMKESTENEEEASFLRETVFERLNTGGIRLERQEIRNALYRGKFNDLLDEITRWDKFRDVWGLPRWVDNEIETNTELLDNPMYAKMGDSEIVLRFFALRHASHYRNGMQGFLDLYMRRASFFGDDDVAFLRDLYDQTLDLAKDIYQDKVFRPYNSGNEKWEPKPHKAFYDAVMVALSSRLHEGGTLRKRSADVIEATKQMFAAHEDGTFTGRGNTKQDILGRISLYDKMLGSLLGQ, from the coding sequence ATGAATCTCTCTCCAACAGAGTCAAACATGTGGAGTGGCAATCATGAGGACAAGCCAGAGCGCCTGGATGATCGTGCTATCAACGAGCGATACGTACGAGGTGAGGGGCGCATCGTCATAGAGACGAATAGGGAGAAGCTGCCGGGATTTGTCAATCAACTTCAAGATCCTGGCTACATGGACTTGCGCCCTTTCTACCAGAGACGTCCTAGATGGGATGCGAGGCAACAGAGCTTGCTTATCGAGTCTTTCATTATGAACATACCGGTTCCACCGGTCTTTCTATATGAAAGAGACTTCAATTCGTATGAGGTTATGGATGGCCAGCAAAGAATTACTGCAATTAGAGATTTTTATTCCAACAGTTTCAAGTTGAAGGGCCTTCAAATGTGGCCAGAGCTCAACGGCCGCAGCTATAAGACGTTGCCCGAGAAGATCAAGGCTGGTATTGATCGGCGCTCGATCACGTCAATTGTGTTGATGAAAGAGTCTACCGAAAACGAGGAGGAGGCTTCTTTCCTTCGCGAGACGGTATTCGAAAGATTGAACACAGGTGGCATCAGGTTAGAGCGGCAAGAAATTCGAAACGCTCTATATCGCGGTAAATTTAACGATCTCCTAGACGAAATTACTCGATGGGATAAGTTTCGTGACGTATGGGGATTGCCGCGTTGGGTCGACAATGAAATCGAAACAAACACGGAGCTTTTGGATAACCCGATGTATGCAAAAATGGGCGATTCTGAGATCGTGCTTCGTTTTTTCGCGTTGCGCCATGCATCCCATTACCGCAATGGCATGCAGGGATTTCTAGACCTCTATATGCGCAGGGCCAGTTTCTTCGGGGACGATGACGTGGCTTTTCTTCGTGATCTTTATGATCAAACATTAGATCTTGCAAAGGATATCTATCAGGACAAGGTCTTTCGACCTTATAACTCAGGCAATGAAAAGTGGGAGCCCAAACCGCACAAAGCCTTTTATGACGCGGTCATGGTAGCCCTGTCGTCGCGGTTGCACGAAGGGGGCACTCTAAGGAAGCGCTCGGCAGATGTAATCGAAGCGACCAAGCAGATGTTCGCGGCGCATGAAGATGGGACGTTTACCGGCCGCGGAAATACTAAACAGGATATCCTCGGACGAATAAGCCTCTATGACAAAATGTTGGGTTCCTTGCTAGGCCAGTGA
- the cysS gene encoding cysteine--tRNA ligase, translating to MPLALYDTWSRTVRSFTPIHAGHVGMYCCGPTVYDHAHIGNLRTYVFEDILRRVLVRNGYEVRHVVNITDVGHLTSDADEGEDKMEKGSRRTGESAYAIAQRYTEAFVADWHALNLLEPTVWCRATDHIAEQIAFIGELDRSGYVYRTNDGLYFDTSKQDDYGFLARLDRAGLQAGKRVALGAKQNITDFALWKFSPEGVARQMEWDSPWGRGFPGWHIECSAMSAKHLGIWFDIHCGGEDHIAVHHSNEIAQTQAAHGTRLANFWIHGHFLTLNADSKMSKSSGDFVRLQTLRSRNIDPLAYRYLCMTAHYRSKLHFSWVSLGAAQTALNRLRHLYSGWSDGGRIDPDFAARFNAELNDDLNLPRALAVLWELVKSELPPATLKATVDSFDLVLGLGLRDWNPVASDIPESIRVLLGERAQAREAKNWDKADEIRKMLNTRGWRVEDGNDGQRLTEIATPLTDIGS from the coding sequence ATGCCACTTGCGTTGTATGACACCTGGTCGCGTACCGTGCGCTCGTTCACGCCAATCCACGCTGGCCATGTCGGCATGTATTGCTGCGGACCCACCGTCTACGACCATGCGCATATTGGCAATCTAAGAACGTATGTGTTTGAAGACATTCTGCGCCGGGTACTCGTTCGGAACGGCTATGAGGTCCGTCACGTCGTTAATATCACCGACGTCGGTCATCTGACTTCGGATGCGGACGAAGGCGAAGACAAGATGGAAAAAGGTAGCAGACGGACCGGGGAGTCCGCATATGCCATTGCTCAGCGCTACACCGAGGCCTTCGTCGCGGATTGGCATGCCCTCAACTTGCTGGAGCCGACGGTATGGTGCCGCGCGACCGATCACATCGCCGAACAGATCGCGTTTATCGGCGAGTTGGACCGGTCCGGCTACGTGTACAGGACCAACGACGGTCTCTATTTCGACACAAGCAAACAGGATGACTACGGCTTTCTGGCCCGGCTCGACCGTGCCGGCCTGCAGGCGGGCAAGCGCGTAGCACTTGGCGCGAAGCAGAACATCACGGATTTTGCGCTATGGAAGTTCAGTCCGGAGGGCGTAGCGCGGCAGATGGAATGGGATAGCCCATGGGGGCGTGGATTTCCGGGCTGGCATATTGAGTGCTCGGCCATGTCGGCGAAACACCTCGGCATCTGGTTCGACATCCACTGTGGCGGAGAAGACCATATCGCCGTGCATCACAGCAACGAAATTGCGCAAACACAAGCGGCCCACGGCACTCGTCTTGCGAACTTCTGGATACACGGACATTTTCTAACACTCAATGCCGACAGCAAAATGTCGAAGTCGAGTGGGGATTTTGTTCGCTTGCAGACCTTGCGCAGTCGGAACATCGATCCGCTTGCCTACCGTTACCTGTGCATGACAGCTCATTACCGGAGCAAGCTGCATTTCAGTTGGGTGTCTCTTGGTGCCGCGCAGACAGCCTTGAACCGGCTGCGGCATCTCTATTCCGGTTGGTCGGACGGTGGCCGCATCGATCCGGATTTCGCCGCGCGCTTCAATGCCGAATTGAATGATGACCTGAATCTGCCGCGGGCATTGGCCGTGCTATGGGAACTCGTCAAGAGCGAGCTCCCACCTGCGACCTTGAAAGCGACTGTGGACAGCTTTGATCTTGTACTGGGCCTCGGGTTACGCGATTGGAACCCAGTTGCGTCTGATATTCCGGAAAGTATCCGGGTGCTGCTCGGTGAACGCGCTCAAGCCCGAGAGGCAAAGAACTGGGATAAAGCCGATGAGATACGGAAGATGTTAAACACCCGAGGCTGGAGAGTCGAGGATGGCAACGACGGGCAACGCCTGACTGAAATCGCCACGCCCCTCACAGATATCGGAAGCTAG
- a CDS encoding I78 family peptidase inhibitor yields the protein MIRKLIPFLLVASLTACANTGAPRSPSAPTASSSSSPSSTADAGTSYGGSSYGSSSSMGGGKTCDAAALQSQIGQKATPSVMEDLRSRSGSSTARMLRPGQLVTMEYNATRLNLIVDDKDVMTAIRCG from the coding sequence ATGATCCGAAAGCTGATCCCTTTCCTGCTGGTCGCCAGCCTGACCGCGTGCGCCAACACCGGCGCCCCGCGCTCACCCAGCGCGCCAACAGCCTCCAGCTCCTCAAGCCCCTCGTCTACTGCTGACGCCGGAACCAGCTATGGCGGGTCGTCCTACGGCTCGTCGTCGTCCATGGGCGGCGGCAAAACCTGCGACGCCGCTGCCCTGCAATCCCAAATCGGCCAAAAGGCCACCCCGTCCGTCATGGAAGACCTGCGCAGCCGCAGCGGGAGCAGCACCGCACGCATGCTGCGTCCGGGGCAATTGGTCACGATGGAGTACAACGCTACGCGCTTGAATTTGATCGTGGATGATAAGGACGTTATGACTGCGATTCGCTGCGGTTGA
- a CDS encoding MurR/RpiR family transcriptional regulator, which translates to MTSVLQERILALQDSFTDSEQRLASVTLECLGNIAAYSGAELAQKAGVSKATAGRFFRRLGYENFNEVRAQARDEADRGSPLYEMAGVRPPDATGDALAEHLATDLQNLAQTFERLDSRDVERAIELFAGARRICIAGFRNGRVLAQYAWALLTQLRDGVALVPGAGLNLAEDLADLGPDDVLLVMDFRRRVTLLKPIVEHANRVGAKVVVLTDPTATELPARSDLVLRCVNSGAAVFDSYVAATSVINHLCSALARKLGAAARERLQNIERLHEHYGDLHR; encoded by the coding sequence ATGACTTCGGTGTTGCAGGAGCGCATCCTCGCGCTGCAGGACAGCTTCACGGACAGCGAGCAGCGGTTGGCCAGCGTGACCCTGGAGTGCCTGGGCAATATCGCGGCCTATTCGGGGGCTGAGCTGGCGCAGAAGGCGGGCGTGTCCAAGGCGACGGCGGGGCGGTTCTTCCGGCGTCTGGGCTACGAGAACTTCAACGAAGTGCGGGCGCAGGCGCGCGATGAGGCCGATCGTGGGTCGCCGCTGTACGAGATGGCGGGCGTGCGTCCGCCGGACGCGACGGGCGATGCGCTGGCGGAGCATCTGGCCACCGACTTGCAGAATCTGGCGCAGACTTTCGAGCGCCTGGATAGCCGCGACGTGGAACGAGCCATCGAGCTGTTCGCCGGTGCGCGCCGCATCTGCATTGCGGGCTTTCGCAATGGGCGGGTGCTGGCGCAGTACGCCTGGGCTTTGCTGACGCAGCTGCGCGACGGCGTTGCGCTGGTGCCGGGCGCGGGTTTGAACCTGGCCGAGGATCTGGCGGATCTGGGGCCTGACGACGTGTTGCTGGTGATGGATTTCCGGCGTCGCGTCACGCTGCTCAAGCCCATCGTCGAACATGCGAACCGGGTGGGCGCGAAGGTCGTGGTGCTGACCGATCCCACCGCCACCGAATTGCCCGCGCGCTCGGACTTGGTGCTGCGCTGCGTGAACAGCGGCGCGGCCGTGTTCGATTCCTACGTCGCGGCCACCAGCGTCATCAATCATCTGTGCTCGGCCCTGGCCCGGAAACTCGGGGCGGCCGCGCGCGAACGTCTGCAGAACATAGAACGCCTGCACGAACACTACGGCGACTTGCATCGCTGA
- a CDS encoding diaminopropionate ammonia-lyase translates to MNHPIPNIRLQYAPNPAFEPAASYGQRQLDVLGGQAYAQAEAQIRRWPGYQPTPLRDLSGLARAVGVAGIRYKDEGGRFGLGSFKALGGAYAVSRQLLRELAARLGRDDLSVDDLLSGRYRELTQAMTVTCATDGNHGRSVAWGAQRFGCQCVIYIHATVSEGRKRAIEQYGAQVVRTPGNYDDSVRQAAQDAARLGRYVVSDTSYPGYMEVPKDVMQGYAVMADEALRQLREAGDGELPTHVFLQGGVGGLAAAVCAHFWEQLGERRPRFIVVEPDKAACLYESARAGKPVAVHGDLDTVMAGLACGEVSLLAWEVLHPGAQAFLTVDDEAALETVRLLASGKYGDAPIVAGESAVAGLTGCLAALADPAVRDALGLDADSRVLVFGSEGATDPELYQRIVGKSAAEVEAEAVA, encoded by the coding sequence TTGAACCATCCCATTCCGAACATCCGGCTGCAGTACGCGCCCAATCCGGCCTTCGAACCCGCCGCGTCTTATGGCCAACGGCAGCTGGACGTGCTGGGCGGCCAGGCCTATGCGCAGGCCGAGGCGCAGATCCGCCGCTGGCCGGGCTATCAGCCTACGCCGCTGCGCGACCTGTCGGGCCTGGCGCGCGCCGTGGGCGTGGCGGGCATCCGGTACAAGGACGAGGGCGGCCGTTTCGGGCTGGGCAGCTTCAAGGCCCTGGGCGGCGCGTACGCGGTCAGCCGGCAGTTGCTGCGGGAGCTGGCGGCGCGGTTGGGGCGCGACGATCTGTCTGTGGATGATTTGCTGTCCGGCCGCTACCGGGAGCTGACGCAGGCCATGACGGTGACCTGCGCGACGGACGGCAACCACGGCCGTTCGGTGGCCTGGGGCGCGCAGCGCTTCGGTTGCCAATGCGTGATCTACATCCACGCGACGGTCAGCGAAGGGCGCAAGCGAGCGATCGAGCAATACGGCGCGCAGGTCGTACGTACGCCGGGGAACTACGACGACTCGGTGCGCCAGGCGGCGCAAGACGCGGCGCGGCTTGGGCGTTATGTGGTCTCGGATACGTCTTATCCTGGCTATATGGAGGTGCCCAAGGACGTGATGCAGGGGTACGCCGTGATGGCCGACGAGGCATTGCGCCAGCTGCGCGAGGCGGGCGATGGCGAGTTGCCGACGCACGTGTTCCTGCAAGGCGGCGTGGGCGGGCTGGCTGCCGCGGTCTGCGCGCATTTCTGGGAGCAGTTGGGCGAGCGCCGTCCGCGCTTCATCGTGGTGGAGCCGGACAAGGCGGCCTGCCTGTACGAGAGCGCCCGCGCCGGCAAGCCGGTGGCGGTGCATGGCGATCTGGATACCGTGATGGCCGGGTTGGCCTGCGGGGAAGTGTCGCTGCTGGCGTGGGAGGTGCTGCATCCCGGCGCGCAGGCTTTCCTGACGGTTGACGACGAGGCCGCGCTGGAGACGGTGCGTTTGCTGGCAAGCGGCAAGTATGGCGATGCGCCCATCGTCGCGGGCGAATCGGCCGTGGCGGGGCTGACCGGTTGCCTGGCGGCGCTGGCCGATCCGGCGGTGCGCGATGCGCTGGGCCTGGATGCCGACAGCCGCGTGCTGGTGTTCGGCAGCGAAGGGGCGACCGATCCGGAACTGTATCAACGCATCGTCGGCAAGAGCGCCGCCGAGGTCGAAGCCGAGGCCGTGGCATGA